The following are encoded together in the Bradymonas sediminis genome:
- a CDS encoding endonuclease I family protein, which yields MKRFSIVSLLLLFAALSAPACSDDSAGSGDTNSPDITADAQIEVDAGADAGDVAEDVLSEDGVSADAAPADVAEVEEDPYEGLRDSALKSALRQTNRRHRDLGYGPARDFMFEYDMANVGAVGQIECVYTGRKAFVEGRLDAQNQNPMYNTEHTWPQSRGASGVARSDLHHLFITDGAANGKRGSVSFGNVVNASWSEGGSKLGSDSSGHKRFEPRDVHKGNVARAIFYFAVTYNHQVARDEEATLRAWHVQDPVDDAERARNDAIEGIQRSRNFFIDRPDLVDSISNF from the coding sequence ATGAAACGATTTTCGATTGTTAGCTTATTGCTTTTATTCGCCGCGCTGTCGGCGCCTGCTTGCTCCGACGATAGCGCCGGCTCGGGCGACACGAACTCGCCCGATATCACCGCCGACGCGCAGATTGAGGTCGACGCCGGCGCTGACGCGGGCGATGTCGCCGAAGATGTTCTTTCCGAAGACGGCGTCTCGGCCGACGCGGCGCCGGCGGATGTCGCCGAGGTCGAAGAAGATCCCTACGAGGGGTTGCGCGACAGCGCCCTGAAGAGCGCGCTGCGCCAGACCAATCGCCGTCATCGAGACCTCGGCTACGGCCCGGCCCGTGACTTTATGTTCGAGTACGATATGGCCAATGTCGGCGCGGTCGGCCAGATCGAGTGCGTCTATACCGGGCGAAAGGCCTTCGTGGAGGGGCGATTGGACGCCCAGAATCAGAACCCGATGTATAATACCGAGCATACCTGGCCGCAGAGCCGCGGGGCCTCGGGGGTCGCGCGCTCCGACCTGCATCACCTCTTTATCACTGACGGCGCGGCCAACGGAAAACGAGGAAGCGTGTCTTTTGGAAATGTGGTCAACGCAAGCTGGAGCGAGGGCGGCTCCAAGCTCGGCTCGGACTCTTCCGGGCACAAGCGTTTTGAGCCGCGGGACGTGCATAAGGGCAATGTGGCCCGCGCGATCTTCTATTTCGCGGTGACCTATAATCATCAAGTCGCGCGCGACGAGGAGGCGACGCTGCGGGCCTGGCATGTGCAGGATCCGGTCGACGACGCGGAGCGCGCGCGCAACGATGCCATCGAGGGAATTCAACGGAGTCGAAACTTCTTTATAGATCGACCTGATCTGGTCGACTCGATTTCGAATTTCTAA
- a CDS encoding biosynthetic peptidoglycan transglycosylase: protein MSRRFVYFALIGLLLGALLVGLPYGLKHLAEQQLRAQLDQRGVDLQWEELAWQWPTTVELSDVKFSTQRATFQISGGIERVEVALSSSSMLGKSAEIGDVSLASGTLKIQKLAGDPALDSAQNDVAPDSPQTTVAAVENLWAKLWEGLGKTGNIEAKDLKIQLLDESHTLLEMQITEVVLSEDALRENTAGDPNFLPPSTAHRTLRAQGEVELKTAKYSAIFAQLTAPENPDSADFEFPPIPWSLDAYLAAADQSITLKLGAPSPEDALLSLNIPNIADLNLHHVTASTDRTLKLDLSAHQASARLGSVAKPALEVDVLQIRATRASPTASIAWSIIEPTLAVAPTRLTELQRNLTDLRDALKPEPTADDKPAAKSNKSGGWRMRLTHWLQRGDLSIVNGHFDLRLVEGGEVAREIALVQNFDGTLRDGRLQTKGVSAGGRVRLGAKFTPGSWLPHAVALELDNIRLDDLPGVQEGRTLPKRGVRGRIGGIIDANLRLWTHGELAPVRSATASVNLGGSLTWRDGNVDISGLADTPIDAINASTEFLLSWAANTSRVELSQARVQYGPIVGNLRGQWRDYPLDPVLDLALDIDEIGCQDAVRALPDALLGAYRDIEIEGKAAPRFSLHLPVYHPRKIRIQVEDFVDLCHVTALKARKSAWPDLTIAAHAAPKPAPAQKPARFNPSGLLAHFGAAPTPAPWPAPPFVRDETYELPEIPSTHQRNRFDDVHWLNRPFIKQVTEGVTEEVEVLVGPGTPDYKPLRDLPPYVGAAAYLSEEMEFYENHGIDLGLIQRALRIDFEKGRFVYGGSTITQQLVKNLFLSRDKKLARKFKEALISWRIEDTVPKWRVLELYINVIEYAQDIYGIGPAARYYFDKDAADLTPREAVFLAVLKPAPWYGDRFRRRRSTPTKHWWFDRMGEIMGRLVDKGYLTAEQAEAEKPYILEWDKDGRYIPAAAPAVAVEPAEPEAAPRNTAPQGMDLAPHITDSANPPGDERD from the coding sequence ATGTCTCGTCGCTTTGTTTATTTTGCGCTCATCGGCCTGCTGCTGGGCGCCCTTTTGGTGGGGCTCCCCTACGGGCTTAAGCACCTCGCCGAGCAGCAATTGCGCGCTCAATTGGACCAACGCGGCGTCGACCTGCAATGGGAAGAGCTCGCCTGGCAATGGCCCACGACGGTCGAGCTGAGCGATGTTAAATTCTCAACCCAGCGCGCGACCTTTCAAATCAGCGGGGGGATCGAACGGGTGGAGGTCGCGCTTTCCAGCAGCTCGATGCTCGGGAAGAGCGCCGAGATCGGCGATGTTTCCCTCGCCTCTGGCACGCTCAAGATCCAGAAACTCGCCGGCGACCCGGCGCTTGATAGCGCGCAAAATGACGTGGCCCCCGACAGCCCACAAACCACAGTGGCGGCTGTGGAAAACCTGTGGGCAAAGCTGTGGGAAGGGCTGGGGAAAACCGGCAACATCGAGGCAAAAGACCTTAAAATTCAACTCCTTGACGAATCCCACACCCTCCTCGAAATGCAAATCACAGAGGTGGTCTTAAGCGAGGACGCCCTTCGCGAAAACACCGCGGGTGACCCGAATTTTCTGCCCCCCTCGACCGCGCACCGAACCCTGCGCGCCCAGGGCGAAGTCGAGCTGAAGACCGCCAAATATAGCGCGATCTTCGCTCAACTCACCGCTCCCGAAAACCCCGACAGCGCGGACTTCGAATTCCCGCCCATCCCCTGGTCGCTGGACGCATACCTCGCCGCCGCCGACCAATCGATCACCCTGAAGCTCGGCGCGCCTTCGCCCGAAGACGCCCTCTTATCGCTCAACATCCCGAATATCGCCGACCTGAACCTGCACCACGTCACCGCCTCGACCGACCGCACGCTCAAGCTCGACCTGAGCGCGCACCAGGCGAGCGCGCGCCTGGGAAGCGTCGCGAAGCCGGCGCTTGAGGTTGATGTTTTGCAGATTCGGGCGACCCGGGCGTCGCCGACAGCATCCATCGCGTGGAGCATCATTGAGCCGACCCTCGCCGTCGCGCCCACGCGCCTCACCGAGCTTCAACGCAACCTCACCGACCTGCGCGATGCGCTCAAACCCGAACCGACGGCCGACGACAAACCCGCGGCGAAAAGCAACAAGTCAGGTGGCTGGCGCATGCGCCTGACCCATTGGCTGCAGCGCGGTGACCTGAGCATCGTCAACGGTCATTTTGACCTGCGCCTGGTCGAGGGCGGCGAGGTGGCCCGCGAGATCGCGCTGGTGCAGAACTTCGACGGCACGCTGCGCGACGGGCGCCTGCAAACCAAGGGCGTCTCGGCGGGCGGGCGCGTCCGGCTCGGCGCCAAATTTACGCCCGGCTCATGGCTTCCCCACGCGGTCGCCCTGGAGCTCGACAATATTCGCCTCGATGATCTCCCCGGCGTCCAGGAAGGTCGCACACTTCCCAAGCGCGGCGTGCGCGGGCGCATCGGCGGCATCATCGACGCCAACCTGCGCCTGTGGACCCACGGCGAGCTCGCCCCGGTGCGCAGCGCCACCGCGAGCGTGAACCTCGGCGGGAGCCTGACCTGGCGCGACGGCAACGTCGATATCTCGGGGCTCGCCGACACCCCCATTGACGCGATCAACGCGAGCACCGAGTTCTTGCTCTCCTGGGCCGCCAACACCTCGCGCGTCGAGTTATCCCAGGCGCGGGTTCAATACGGCCCGATCGTCGGAAACCTGCGCGGCCAATGGCGCGATTACCCGCTTGACCCGGTCCTCGACCTCGCCCTTGATATCGACGAGATCGGCTGCCAGGACGCGGTCCGCGCGCTGCCCGACGCCCTGTTGGGCGCCTACCGCGATATCGAGATCGAGGGCAAAGCCGCGCCGCGATTCTCACTGCACCTGCCGGTCTATCATCCCCGAAAGATCCGCATTCAGGTCGAGGACTTCGTCGACCTCTGCCATGTCACCGCGCTTAAGGCGCGAAAATCCGCCTGGCCCGACCTCACGATCGCCGCACACGCCGCGCCCAAGCCCGCGCCGGCTCAAAAACCCGCGCGATTTAACCCCTCAGGGCTCCTCGCCCATTTCGGCGCGGCGCCCACGCCCGCGCCCTGGCCCGCGCCGCCCTTTGTGCGTGACGAAACCTATGAATTGCCCGAAATCCCCAGCACCCATCAGCGAAATCGCTTCGACGACGTCCACTGGCTCAACCGCCCCTTCATCAAACAGGTCACCGAAGGCGTCACCGAAGAAGTCGAGGTCCTGGTCGGCCCCGGCACCCCGGACTATAAGCCGCTGCGCGACCTGCCGCCCTATGTCGGCGCCGCGGCCTACCTCAGCGAAGAGATGGAGTTCTACGAGAACCACGGCATCGATCTGGGGCTGATTCAGCGCGCGCTGCGCATTGATTTCGAGAAGGGCCGCTTCGTCTACGGCGGCTCGACCATCACCCAGCAATTGGTCAAAAACCTGTTCTTATCGCGCGATAAAAAGCTCGCGCGCAAATTCAAAGAGGCGCTGATCTCCTGGCGCATCGAGGACACCGTGCCGAAGTGGCGCGTGCTCGAGCTGTATATCAACGTCATCGAATACGCCCAGGATATCTACGGGATCGGGCCGGCCGCGCGCTATTATTTCGACAAGGACGCCGCCGATCTCACCCCGCGCGAGGCGGTCTTTTTGGCCGTGCTCAAGCCGGCGCCCTGGTACGGCGACCGCTTTCGCCGCCGCCGCTCAACCCCCACCAAACATTGGTGGTTCGACCGAATGGGCGAGATTATGGGGCGCCTGGTCGATAAGGGATATCTCACCGCCGAGCAGGCAGAGGCCGAAAAACCCTATATTCTTGAATGGGATAAAGACGGTCGCTATATCCCCGCGGCTGCGCCGGCGGTCGCCGTCGAGCCAGCCGAGCCCGAAGCGGCCCCCCGAAACACAGCCCCTCAGGGCATGGATCTTGCGCCCCATATTACGGACAGCGCCAACCCACCCGGCGACGAGCGCGATTAG
- a CDS encoding acyl-CoA dehydrogenase family protein, with product MPENRANQGPKGCGFLTQKPRVEVIRTPEAASAAQREFARLAEAFVREEIFGKTALLEAQDLDARKETLKKSGEIGLLSAALPRPFGGADADLSGCMRIAENLGHYPGWAANFSAQISTGILPLLFFGSAEQKATWLPKIGRGRAVVAYAISEAQSGSDALAAKTVAREAADGRSYAVSGSKTWVPNADIADVFIVFCQINGTKFSAILVERDRPGVTVGAPNETMGLRAAPVFPVEFDAVSVPAANVFGAVAKGHKVAFNTLNFERVEAAATSLGTCKRALMLAASYAKQRRQFGQPIAEFGAIRSKLARMATRAWTLESMCYRVAGAVDARLELLDAEADSYRADALGAIDEFAVEAAMIKVFGADAAVFLSAQALQIFGSRGYERDCEVERIFRDAQASRISAGTNEINRMLIPSMILKRTMKGQLNLFEMIEWVLSTLQEDDAKGDAFGPGQASGERMALEARLSEAAQKLVLYTLNQAIQKHMADLREQQEILLDLADMTIALFAIDSTLLRAQQVLAQGAGGEVALKQAVTRLQISQSAQAIRQRAARLLNHLGADPAAVERFDLPVCIDEIALERQIAEAVLRAESYPF from the coding sequence ATGCCCGAAAATCGCGCAAATCAGGGGCCGAAGGGTTGCGGTTTTTTGACCCAAAAGCCGCGGGTTGAGGTGATTCGCACGCCCGAGGCGGCCAGCGCCGCGCAGCGCGAATTCGCGCGGCTCGCCGAGGCGTTTGTGCGCGAGGAGATCTTTGGGAAGACCGCGTTGTTGGAGGCACAGGACCTCGACGCGCGGAAGGAGACGCTGAAGAAATCGGGGGAGATTGGGCTGCTGTCGGCCGCGCTGCCGCGCCCTTTTGGCGGGGCAGACGCCGATCTGAGCGGGTGCATGCGCATCGCCGAAAACCTGGGGCATTATCCGGGCTGGGCGGCCAATTTCAGCGCCCAGATCAGCACGGGTATTTTGCCGCTGCTCTTCTTTGGCAGCGCCGAGCAAAAGGCGACCTGGCTGCCGAAGATCGGGCGCGGCCGGGCGGTGGTCGCCTACGCGATCAGCGAGGCGCAGAGCGGCTCAGACGCCCTCGCCGCCAAGACGGTCGCGCGCGAAGCCGCCGACGGCCGAAGCTACGCGGTGAGCGGCTCAAAGACCTGGGTCCCCAACGCCGATATCGCCGATGTCTTTATCGTCTTCTGCCAGATAAACGGCACGAAATTCAGCGCGATTCTGGTCGAGCGCGACCGCCCCGGCGTCACGGTGGGAGCGCCCAATGAGACGATGGGGCTGCGGGCCGCGCCGGTCTTTCCGGTCGAGTTCGACGCCGTCTCGGTGCCGGCGGCCAATGTGTTTGGCGCGGTGGCCAAGGGGCATAAGGTCGCGTTTAATACGCTGAATTTCGAGCGGGTCGAAGCCGCCGCGACCTCGCTTGGGACCTGCAAGCGCGCGTTGATGCTCGCGGCGAGCTACGCCAAGCAGCGGCGCCAATTCGGCCAGCCGATCGCGGAGTTCGGGGCGATTCGCTCGAAGCTTGCCCGTATGGCGACCCGCGCCTGGACGCTTGAGTCGATGTGCTACCGGGTGGCCGGGGCGGTGGACGCGCGCCTGGAGTTGCTCGACGCCGAGGCGGATAGCTACCGCGCCGATGCCCTCGGGGCGATCGATGAGTTCGCGGTTGAGGCCGCGATGATAAAAGTCTTTGGCGCCGACGCGGCGGTCTTTTTGAGCGCCCAGGCGCTGCAGATCTTCGGCAGCCGCGGCTATGAGCGCGACTGCGAGGTCGAGCGCATCTTCCGCGACGCCCAGGCCAGTCGGATCTCGGCGGGGACCAATGAGATCAACCGCATGTTGATCCCCAGCATGATCCTCAAGCGCACGATGAAGGGGCAGCTCAACCTCTTTGAGATGATCGAGTGGGTGCTGTCGACGCTTCAAGAAGATGACGCCAAGGGCGACGCGTTTGGCCCAGGGCAGGCCAGCGGCGAGCGAATGGCGCTTGAGGCGCGGTTGAGCGAGGCGGCCCAGAAGCTGGTGCTCTATACGCTCAATCAGGCCATCCAAAAGCATATGGCCGATCTTCGGGAGCAGCAGGAGATTCTGCTCGACCTGGCCGATATGACCATCGCGCTCTTCGCGATCGACTCGACGCTGTTGCGCGCGCAGCAGGTTCTGGCGCAGGGCGCCGGCGGCGAGGTCGCGCTCAAACAGGCGGTCACGCGGCTGCAGATCAGTCAGTCGGCCCAGGCGATTCGGCAGCGCGCCGCGCGCCTGCTCAACCATCTTGGCGCCGACCCTGCCGCGGTTGAGCGTTTTGACCTGCCGGTGTGCATCGATGAGATCGCGCTGGAGCGCCAGATCGCCGAAGCCGTGCTTCGCGCGGAGTCCTACCCCTTCTGA
- a CDS encoding proprotein convertase P-domain-containing protein — MKAQLRLVLLMGALALASLPAVGCGGPECGDGTTEKDGKCVAEAGGEGGITCGAGTVEENGACVPSETVSCGPKTTEDDQGRCVIAPDACEDGATLDPNTGNCVAGTAECGEGTAIDGNTGTCVPTADVCDEGTVFDDASGLCLPGYACSVGDVIVDGVCASPAEELAASADLTEAENNDPALGGTAQALTLKGPGSATVFTGTIGAPEDLDEDGELDQDVDVYTFEASAGDWFELSVQSTGAVSPVFFVEGPNGYFRVSPAIAGPGSARQLLLPADGTYSITVLPLSVFYTDFPAGGDEWGYVGSLKQIDTPAPSAFNLNADTLTGDFGSLSDHYYSVTGYDAGDLVTVTIESSEDGADGVFSMWNSATDFAGNVEFEAGDTFEMVIPPSGELLIAVDWSFALRTDATFEISSERADNFEAIGTIENDGSASSTPTTIGSAAVQSYTFSVSAGQVIEISHFNVEGDAVDISLRDVSGNVYINEAYTSLTRYRYHYTETGGTFILELDNSGFSSSPLTDAKVTINTLTPNDLGAAGVGDTVSASVTDELQDGRSDFHILTLNENVTLTGDVTTPNDEDVDVYILDAAGEQVNSFVTTGAETITGTLVAAGTMLLQVSASELISSYDVNLAFAEAPSIEVEPNETIATATAFDLSKAMVGVSSDSDDVDVFSFSPAADMGADEVLILKLEQDSSGTDEYICTIRDSSGNPLGINHPEGVEEGCVSMAANLLASETYYLEIVRDYASYSNPSKGYTITPSVETGVLEVEPNETDTEATSVDLTALIGGAGAFGMLPSDTDVDYFTFDLAADQASDEMLKFSISRLGTNPTFAASWRLLDSSLAEVAAAGIDGQLMVSGLTQGTYYLELTRSNSTSYNSLVYQIVAEETVSVCGNGVLEPGEMCDGAPRCTNTCEWEPGFVSASDTTSGVIADNDSAGHVAKATIAGCVDPISEVSVDVNITHGWRGDLVVDLISPQGTTVRLHDGSGGSASDLVGNYPADLTVEGPGTLADFVGEDANGEWQLYAADTAGGIAGMFNSFSVYITCD; from the coding sequence ATGAAAGCACAGTTACGACTTGTATTGTTGATGGGCGCGTTGGCGCTGGCCTCGTTGCCCGCCGTCGGTTGCGGCGGACCCGAATGCGGGGACGGCACGACGGAGAAAGATGGCAAATGTGTTGCCGAAGCAGGCGGCGAAGGTGGCATCACCTGTGGCGCGGGCACGGTTGAGGAGAACGGCGCATGCGTTCCTTCCGAGACGGTCTCCTGCGGCCCCAAGACCACCGAAGACGACCAGGGCCGCTGCGTGATCGCGCCGGACGCCTGTGAAGACGGCGCAACGCTGGACCCCAACACGGGCAATTGCGTCGCCGGCACCGCGGAATGCGGCGAGGGCACGGCGATTGACGGAAACACGGGCACCTGTGTTCCGACCGCCGATGTCTGCGACGAAGGCACCGTTTTTGACGACGCCAGTGGCCTTTGCCTGCCCGGCTATGCCTGCAGCGTCGGCGACGTGATCGTTGACGGTGTGTGCGCCAGCCCGGCCGAAGAATTGGCCGCCAGCGCGGATCTCACCGAAGCTGAGAATAACGACCCGGCCCTCGGCGGCACCGCCCAGGCGTTGACGCTCAAAGGCCCCGGCTCGGCGACCGTATTCACCGGCACGATCGGCGCCCCCGAAGATCTCGACGAGGATGGCGAGTTGGACCAGGACGTCGACGTCTACACGTTTGAGGCGTCGGCTGGCGATTGGTTTGAGCTCTCGGTTCAATCCACCGGCGCCGTCAGCCCCGTCTTCTTCGTCGAAGGCCCCAATGGATATTTCCGGGTCAGCCCGGCGATCGCTGGACCGGGTTCGGCGCGCCAGCTCCTGCTGCCGGCCGACGGCACCTATTCGATCACCGTCCTGCCCTTGTCGGTATTCTATACCGACTTCCCGGCCGGTGGCGACGAGTGGGGCTATGTCGGCTCGCTTAAGCAGATCGACACGCCCGCTCCGAGCGCGTTCAACCTCAACGCCGACACCTTGACCGGCGACTTTGGCTCGCTGAGCGACCACTATTATTCGGTGACCGGCTATGACGCCGGCGACCTGGTCACGGTGACGATTGAGTCGAGCGAAGATGGCGCCGACGGCGTCTTCAGCATGTGGAATAGCGCCACCGATTTCGCCGGCAATGTCGAGTTTGAGGCGGGTGATACGTTCGAGATGGTCATCCCGCCCAGCGGTGAGTTGCTCATCGCGGTCGATTGGTCCTTCGCGCTGCGCACCGACGCGACCTTCGAGATCAGCAGTGAGCGGGCCGATAATTTCGAGGCCATCGGCACCATCGAGAATGACGGGTCCGCCAGCTCGACCCCCACGACCATCGGCAGCGCGGCGGTGCAGAGCTACACCTTTAGCGTGAGCGCCGGTCAGGTCATCGAGATCTCGCACTTCAACGTCGAAGGCGACGCCGTCGACATCTCCCTGCGGGATGTCAGCGGCAACGTTTATATCAATGAGGCCTATACGAGCCTGACGCGCTACCGCTATCACTATACCGAGACCGGCGGCACGTTCATCCTCGAGCTCGACAATTCCGGGTTCAGCTCCAGCCCGCTTACCGATGCCAAGGTCACCATCAACACCCTGACCCCGAATGATCTGGGCGCAGCCGGTGTGGGCGACACGGTCAGCGCGTCGGTCACCGACGAGCTTCAGGACGGTCGCTCCGATTTCCACATTCTGACGCTCAACGAGAATGTCACGCTGACCGGTGACGTGACGACCCCCAACGACGAAGATGTCGACGTCTATATCCTTGACGCGGCCGGCGAGCAGGTGAACTCGTTCGTTACCACGGGCGCTGAGACCATCACCGGCACACTGGTGGCGGCGGGGACGATGCTGCTTCAGGTCAGCGCCTCGGAGCTTATTTCCTCGTACGATGTCAACCTGGCGTTCGCAGAGGCCCCTTCCATCGAGGTTGAGCCCAACGAAACCATCGCGACGGCGACTGCGTTCGACCTGAGCAAGGCGATGGTCGGCGTGAGTAGCGACTCGGACGATGTCGACGTGTTCTCGTTCAGCCCCGCCGCCGATATGGGCGCGGATGAGGTGTTGATCCTCAAGCTCGAGCAGGATAGCTCCGGCACCGACGAGTATATCTGCACCATCCGAGACAGCAGCGGCAACCCGCTGGGCATCAATCACCCCGAAGGGGTCGAAGAAGGCTGCGTCTCGATGGCCGCGAATCTGCTGGCATCGGAGACCTATTATCTCGAAATCGTGCGCGACTACGCGTCGTATAGCAACCCGAGCAAAGGTTATACGATCACCCCCAGCGTCGAGACCGGCGTGCTCGAGGTCGAGCCGAACGAAACCGACACCGAGGCCACTAGCGTCGATTTGACCGCGCTTATCGGTGGCGCTGGAGCCTTCGGAATGCTGCCGTCGGATACCGATGTCGATTATTTCACCTTCGACCTCGCCGCTGACCAGGCGAGCGACGAGATGCTTAAGTTCAGCATCTCGCGTCTGGGAACCAACCCGACTTTTGCTGCCTCGTGGCGACTGCTCGACAGCTCGCTGGCTGAAGTGGCGGCGGCCGGTATCGACGGCCAACTGATGGTTAGTGGCCTGACTCAGGGCACCTACTATCTGGAGCTGACGCGAAGCAATAGCACCAGCTATAATAGCCTGGTCTATCAGATCGTGGCCGAAGAAACCGTGAGCGTGTGCGGCAACGGAGTGTTGGAGCCCGGCGAGATGTGCGACGGCGCGCCGCGCTGCACGAACACCTGTGAGTGGGAGCCCGGCTTCGTCTCCGCAAGCGACACGACCTCGGGAGTCATCGCTGATAATGACTCGGCCGGTCACGTCGCCAAGGCGACCATCGCCGGCTGCGTTGACCCCATTTCCGAGGTTAGCGTCGACGTCAACATTACCCATGGCTGGCGTGGAGACCTGGTGGTTGATCTGATCAGCCCGCAGGGAACGACCGTGCGTCTGCATGACGGCTCCGGTGGCAGCGCCAGTGATCTGGTGGGTAATTACCCGGCGGATCTGACCGTTGAAGGGCCGGGTACTCTGGCCGATTTCGTCGGTGAGGACGCCAACGGCGAGTGGCAATTATATGCCGCTGATACCGCCGGTGGTATTGCCGGCATGTTCAACTCATTCAGCGTTTATATCACGTGCGACTGA